A single window of Pseudoduganella plicata DNA harbors:
- the tssB gene encoding type VI secretion system contractile sheath small subunit translates to MSKNSSVQKKLQKVRPPRVQMTYDVEIGDAIENKELPMVVGVVGDFGGNSEVAQKRLKDRSFVAIDQDNFDEVLKGVEPRAAYRVKNELTGEGGEFAVDLSFKSMNDFRPEAIVQQVEPLKKLLEARTKLADLRNKLAGNDKLEDLLNDVLNSTEKLAELGQQTTKE, encoded by the coding sequence ATGTCAAAAAACTCCAGCGTCCAGAAAAAACTGCAGAAGGTTCGTCCGCCGCGGGTCCAGATGACCTATGACGTGGAAATCGGCGATGCGATCGAAAACAAGGAACTGCCCATGGTCGTCGGCGTCGTCGGCGATTTCGGCGGCAATTCCGAAGTGGCGCAGAAGCGCCTGAAGGACCGCAGCTTCGTCGCCATCGACCAGGACAACTTCGATGAAGTGCTGAAAGGCGTCGAGCCGCGCGCGGCGTACCGCGTCAAGAACGAACTGACCGGCGAGGGCGGCGAGTTCGCCGTCGATCTTTCGTTCAAATCAATGAACGACTTCCGTCCCGAGGCTATCGTGCAGCAGGTCGAGCCGCTGAAAAAGCTGCTGGAAGCGCGCACCAAGCTGGCCGACCTGCGCAACAAGCTGGCCGGCAACGACAAGCTGGAAGACCTCCTCAACGACGTCCTGAACAGCACCGAGAAATTGGCCGAACTGGGCCAGCAAACCACGAAAGAGTGA
- the tssC gene encoding type VI secretion system contractile sheath large subunit yields the protein MSAQATQTAATSTTDAQSAELGLLDQIVEQSKVAKSSAEHARAKDLISELVSQVMEGTVVVSDNLAATIDARVAELDRLISAQLSAVMHAPEFQKLESSWTGLNYLVRNSATSQNLKIKMLNATKRELVKDFQSALEFDQSTMFKKVYEEEFGTFGGAPFGALLGDFEITRQPEDMYFIEQMSHVAAAAHAPFISSASPELFGLESYAELGKPRDLSKVFDTVEYAKWKSFRESEDSRYVGLTLPRFLGRMPFNPADGATTEGFNFVEDVDGTDHHKYLWCNAAYAFGTKLTAAFEDYGWCAAIRGVEGGGLVEDLPTHTFKTDEGEVALKCPTEIAITDRREKELSDLGFISLVHCKNTDYAAFFGAQSAQKPRKYNNDAANANAVLSAQLQYIFAVSRIAHYMKAMMRDKIGSFAAASNVEDFLNRWLTQYVLLDDNASQEQKAQFPLREASVQVSEVPGRPGVYRAVSFLRPHFQLDELSVSLRLVAELPASTKT from the coding sequence ATGTCCGCACAAGCCACTCAAACCGCCGCCACTTCCACCACCGACGCGCAGTCCGCTGAACTTGGCCTGCTGGACCAGATCGTCGAGCAGAGCAAGGTCGCCAAGTCCAGCGCCGAACACGCGCGTGCCAAGGACCTGATTTCCGAACTGGTCAGCCAGGTCATGGAGGGCACCGTTGTCGTTTCCGATAACCTGGCCGCCACGATCGACGCCCGCGTCGCCGAACTGGACCGCCTGATCTCGGCGCAGCTGTCGGCCGTGATGCACGCGCCCGAATTCCAGAAACTGGAAAGCAGCTGGACGGGCCTGAACTACCTGGTGCGTAACAGCGCCACGAGCCAGAACCTGAAGATCAAGATGCTCAACGCGACCAAGCGCGAACTGGTGAAGGATTTCCAGAGCGCGCTGGAATTCGACCAGAGCACGATGTTCAAGAAGGTCTACGAAGAAGAATTCGGCACCTTCGGCGGCGCACCGTTTGGCGCGCTGCTGGGCGATTTCGAGATCACCCGCCAGCCCGAAGACATGTACTTCATCGAGCAGATGTCGCACGTGGCCGCGGCCGCGCATGCGCCGTTCATCTCGTCGGCCTCGCCCGAGCTGTTCGGCCTGGAGAGCTACGCCGAACTGGGCAAGCCGCGCGACCTGTCGAAGGTGTTCGACACCGTCGAATACGCGAAGTGGAAGTCGTTCCGCGAATCGGAAGACTCGCGCTACGTCGGCCTGACCCTGCCGCGTTTCCTGGGCCGCATGCCGTTCAACCCGGCCGACGGCGCCACGACGGAAGGCTTCAACTTCGTCGAGGACGTGGACGGCACCGACCACCACAAATACCTGTGGTGTAACGCCGCCTACGCGTTCGGCACGAAGCTGACGGCCGCGTTCGAGGACTACGGCTGGTGCGCGGCGATCCGCGGGGTCGAAGGCGGCGGCCTGGTCGAAGACCTGCCGACCCACACCTTCAAGACGGACGAAGGCGAAGTCGCGCTGAAATGCCCGACCGAGATCGCCATCACCGACCGTCGCGAGAAGGAACTGTCCGACCTGGGCTTCATCTCCCTGGTCCACTGCAAGAACACCGACTACGCCGCGTTCTTCGGCGCCCAGTCGGCGCAGAAACCGCGCAAGTACAACAACGATGCCGCCAACGCGAACGCCGTGCTGTCCGCGCAGCTGCAGTACATCTTCGCCGTGTCGCGCATCGCGCACTACATGAAGGCCATGATGCGCGACAAGATCGGCAGCTTTGCCGCCGCGTCCAACGTCGAGGACTTCCTGAACCGCTGGCTGACCCAGTACGTGCTGCTGGACGATAACGCCAGCCAGGAACAGAAGGCCCAGTTCCCGCTGCGCGAAGCGTCCGTACAAGTTTCCGAAGTGCCTGGCCGTCCCGGCGTGTACCGCGCCGTGTCGTTCCTGCGTCCGCACTTCCAGCTCGACGAGCTGTCCGTTTCCCTCCGTTTGGTCGCGGAGCTTCCAGCATCGACCAAGACTTAA
- a CDS encoding Hcp family type VI secretion system effector — protein MAIDVYLQIDGIKGESADTTHKDWIEVKSVQWEVLQPKSATASTGGGHTAERTEHKDIVVSKLADLATPVLLQTCSSGKTIPKAKLEFMRADGQGDRVKYFEIELENVLISNVSPSVEQGNILTEEVSIKYSKVKWKYTQQKVGGGTGGNTSGGWDLSANKVA, from the coding sequence ATGGCAATCGACGTCTACCTGCAAATCGACGGCATCAAAGGCGAATCCGCCGACACCACGCACAAGGACTGGATCGAGGTCAAGAGCGTTCAGTGGGAAGTCCTGCAACCGAAATCGGCCACCGCGTCGACCGGTGGCGGCCACACCGCCGAGCGTACCGAGCACAAAGACATCGTCGTCTCGAAGCTGGCTGACCTGGCAACCCCAGTGCTGCTGCAAACCTGCTCGTCCGGTAAAACCATCCCGAAAGCAAAGCTGGAATTCATGCGCGCTGACGGCCAGGGCGATCGCGTCAAGTATTTCGAGATCGAACTGGAAAACGTGCTGATCAGCAACGTTTCTCCATCGGTCGAGCAAGGCAACATCCTGACCGAAGAAGTCTCGATCAAGTACTCCAAAGTCAAGTGGAAGTACACCCAGCAGAAAGTCGGCGGCGGCACGGGCGGCAACACGTCCGGCGGCTGGGACCTGTCGGCAAACAAGGTTGCTTGA
- the tssF gene encoding type VI secretion system baseplate subunit TssF, translated as MDQLLPYYERELGFLRRYSREFSERYPKIAGRLLIGGEVCEDPHIERMIESFALLNSRIAKRLDDDYPEFTEALFEVLYPHYLRPFPSCSIARMDFSGAAAQLTAASEIPRGTQLTTRPVRGAVCTFRTAYPVTIAPLALTAASFAAIIDAPEATRTPPNATSSISLTISSTSAQVSVPQLNLPKLRVFIDGEPSFCAALRDALFMRGVCAYAEADGNGRWIPLQKIPVTPAGFDEDEALIDFSARSHTAYRLLTEYFSFPEKFNFFDIDLRALAALLPSGCRSITLHLALSGMRTDSNTARILGTLSTNNVLLGCTPVVNLFRQRGEPIRLTHATASYPVLADARRAFAYEVQSIDSVKLVRQTPQGESIQEFRPFYSLKHGQTPEKNGHYWIVRRDDIVAEKSPGYETQLSIVDIDFDPADVETDTLSIELTCTNRDLPAMLSYGLRGGDLFLEGGSSVRSISFLRKPTPSHRFERGRGAHWRLISHLSLNHLSLTDGGIDAFREMLTLYDLPRSPASQRQIGGIMSVAHKAATAWLAGNPFACLVRGIEVRLTIDEEAFVGSGIHAFAHIVERFLGLYVHANSFTQLVIVSNKNGEELLRCTPRSGDLSLL; from the coding sequence TTGGACCAGTTATTACCGTATTACGAACGGGAGCTGGGATTCTTGCGCCGCTATTCGCGCGAGTTTTCCGAACGCTATCCGAAAATCGCCGGTCGTCTGCTGATCGGCGGCGAGGTGTGCGAAGACCCGCACATCGAACGCATGATCGAATCGTTTGCGCTGCTCAATTCGCGCATCGCCAAGCGGCTCGACGACGATTACCCGGAATTCACCGAAGCACTCTTCGAGGTGCTGTACCCGCATTACCTGCGGCCGTTTCCCTCGTGCTCGATCGCCCGGATGGACTTCTCCGGCGCCGCGGCGCAGCTGACGGCCGCGAGCGAGATCCCGCGCGGGACGCAGCTGACGACGCGCCCCGTGCGTGGCGCCGTCTGCACGTTCCGCACCGCTTACCCCGTCACCATCGCGCCGCTGGCCCTCACCGCCGCATCGTTCGCCGCGATCATCGATGCGCCCGAAGCGACGCGCACGCCGCCGAACGCCACGTCGAGTATCAGCCTGACGATTTCCAGCACGTCCGCGCAGGTCTCGGTGCCGCAACTGAATCTGCCGAAGCTGCGCGTGTTCATCGACGGCGAACCGTCGTTCTGCGCCGCACTGCGCGATGCGCTGTTCATGCGCGGCGTCTGCGCCTATGCGGAAGCGGACGGCAACGGCCGCTGGATCCCTTTGCAGAAGATCCCCGTCACGCCGGCCGGCTTCGACGAAGACGAGGCGCTGATCGATTTCTCGGCGCGCTCGCACACGGCCTACCGCCTGCTGACGGAATATTTTTCGTTCCCCGAGAAGTTCAACTTCTTCGACATCGACCTGCGCGCGCTGGCCGCGCTGCTGCCGTCCGGCTGCCGTTCGATCACGCTGCACCTGGCGTTGTCCGGCATGCGCACCGATTCGAACACGGCCCGCATCCTGGGTACGCTGTCGACCAACAACGTGCTGCTGGGCTGCACGCCCGTCGTCAACCTGTTCCGCCAGCGCGGCGAACCGATCCGGCTGACGCATGCCACCGCAAGCTATCCCGTGCTGGCCGATGCGCGCCGCGCGTTCGCCTACGAGGTACAGTCGATCGATTCCGTCAAGCTGGTGCGGCAGACGCCCCAGGGCGAGTCGATCCAGGAGTTCCGCCCGTTCTATTCGCTCAAGCACGGCCAGACGCCGGAAAAGAACGGCCATTACTGGATCGTGCGGCGCGACGATATCGTGGCGGAGAAGAGCCCCGGTTATGAAACGCAGCTGTCGATCGTCGACATCGACTTCGATCCGGCGGACGTGGAGACCGATACGCTGTCGATCGAACTGACATGCACCAACCGCGACCTGCCGGCGATGCTCAGCTACGGCCTGCGCGGCGGCGACCTGTTCCTCGAAGGCGGCTCCAGCGTGCGCAGCATCTCCTTCCTACGCAAGCCGACGCCGTCGCACCGCTTCGAACGCGGGCGCGGCGCGCACTGGCGCCTGATCTCGCACCTGTCGCTCAACCACCTGTCGCTGACCGATGGCGGCATCGACGCGTTCCGCGAGATGCTGACCCTGTACGACCTGCCACGCTCGCCGGCGTCGCAGCGGCAGATCGGCGGCATCATGTCGGTGGCGCACAAGGCCGCGACGGCATGGCTGGCGGGGAATCCGTTCGCCTGCCTGGTACGCGGCATCGAGGTGCGCCTGACGATCGACGAAGAAGCGTTCGTCGGCAGCGGCATCCACGCGTTCGCCCATATCGTCGAGCGCTTCCTGGGCCTGTACGTGCACGCCAACAGCTTTACCCAGCTGGTGATCGTATCGAACAAAAACGGAGAGGAGCTGTTGCGATGCACCCCGCGAAGCGGCGATTTGAGCCTGCTGTAA
- the tssG gene encoding type VI secretion system baseplate subunit TssG, which produces MHPAKRRFEPAVIERLFAEPYRFEYFQAVRMLELWLKRRGAPGEGAVANFLRFQNSTSLSFPPSELEALQPEPRDVATDRRALAAALQSAQLKYIRITPTFMGFLGSSGTLPAHYTERIAAHGLYEKDEGPRAFLDTFSNRALALFYEAWRKYRLELKYEIDGKDNFLPLLMSLAGMGNFSLRKRLSDHGEGVLDESLAYFATAIRQRPASSVQIARVLSEYFNQDIRAEQFVGHWYDVPQEQQTMLGMNNAVLGAGAMAGARVWQRDLRLRLRIGPLDLAAYESFLPGGRAARALREMLTMFTGLSLEYEVELILRAADVCGVRLEEHRVGGRLGWDSFLVAGTETQDRADVRYEIHAL; this is translated from the coding sequence ATGCACCCCGCGAAGCGGCGATTTGAGCCTGCTGTAATCGAGCGGCTGTTCGCCGAGCCGTACCGCTTCGAATACTTCCAGGCGGTGCGGATGCTGGAACTGTGGCTGAAGCGCCGCGGCGCCCCGGGCGAGGGGGCCGTCGCCAACTTCCTGCGCTTCCAGAATTCCACGTCGCTGAGCTTCCCGCCCAGCGAACTGGAAGCGCTGCAGCCGGAGCCGCGCGACGTGGCGACGGATCGCCGCGCGCTGGCCGCCGCGCTGCAGTCCGCGCAGCTGAAGTACATTCGCATCACGCCCACGTTCATGGGTTTTTTGGGCAGCAGCGGCACCCTGCCGGCGCACTATACGGAGCGCATCGCCGCCCACGGCCTGTATGAAAAGGACGAGGGGCCGCGCGCTTTCCTGGACACGTTTTCCAACCGCGCGCTGGCCCTGTTCTACGAAGCCTGGCGCAAGTACCGGCTGGAGCTGAAGTACGAGATCGACGGCAAGGACAACTTCCTGCCGCTCCTGATGTCGCTGGCCGGCATGGGCAATTTTTCGCTGCGCAAGCGCCTGTCGGATCACGGCGAAGGTGTGCTGGACGAATCGCTGGCGTATTTTGCCACGGCGATTCGCCAGCGGCCCGCGTCGAGCGTGCAGATCGCCCGCGTGCTGTCCGAGTACTTTAACCAGGACATCCGCGCCGAGCAGTTCGTGGGGCACTGGTATGACGTGCCGCAAGAGCAGCAGACCATGCTGGGCATGAACAATGCCGTGCTGGGTGCGGGCGCAATGGCGGGCGCGCGGGTGTGGCAGCGCGATTTGCGCCTGCGCCTGAGAATCGGTCCGCTCGACCTGGCGGCGTACGAGTCGTTCCTGCCGGGCGGGCGCGCCGCGCGCGCGCTGCGCGAGATGCTGACGATGTTCACGGGACTGTCGCTGGAATATGAAGTGGAGCTGATACTGCGCGCCGCCGACGTCTGCGGCGTGCGGCTGGAAGAACACCGCGTCGGCGGGCGGCTGGGATGGGACAGCTTCCTCGTTGCCGGTACCGAAACACAGGATCGCGCCGACGTGCGCTACGAAATTCACGCGCTATAA
- the tssH gene encoding type VI secretion system ATPase TssH: protein MSINLKTLIGKLNDTSRTAATRAASICVSLGHYEVDIEHFFLALLEQPASDFVVIARQNGISLAMLEADLQSEVSRFKNGNSRTPVFSERMPKLFEHAWLIASLDLRAGQQAQIRSGHILQALLTEPELSQLAARSSKLFAKFDLEQIKHKLDKVTAGSQEAVAMPAAEGSADAGGDPVGELQAKAGTKTPALDQFTTNLTQRARDGKVDPVIGRDLEIRQAIDILMRRRQNNPILTGEAGVGKTAVVEGLALRIAQDDVPDVLRGVEIHTLDMGLLQAGASVKGEFENRLKNVIDEVKKSPQPIILFIDEAHTMIGAGGQAGQNDAANLLKPALARGELRTIAATTWGEYKKYFEKDAALARRFQVVKVEEPSEELACAMLRGMAPLMEKHFNVRVYDEAITEAVRLSHRYISGRQLPDKAISVLDTACAKVALGQNATPALIETLARKLERMDAEAASLQREQAGGGSAHTARLKELDAARKAAQEEHTALAVRWEKEKELTEKIKAARVVLEGGEGADNKVDPSVRKDVDALQAELRALQGETPMVPVQVDGHVVAEIVAGWTGIPLGKMVKDEIKTVLNLKDLLQQRVLGQSHAIEAVAQRVRTSRANLDDPNKPKGVFLFVGPSGVGKTETALALADVLYGGERKLVTINMSEYQEAHSVSGLKGSPPGYVGYGEGGVLTEAVRRNPYSVVLLDEVEKAHPDVMELFFQAFDKGVMDDAEGREIDFKNTIIILTSNIGSSQLMGACLNKPVEEMPTPEQLEELVRPVLMKQFKPAFLGRLKVIPYFPISDDVLVEIIELKLNKIKQRIAVNHKAEFSYDEALVEAVLARCTEVDSGARNVDNILNGTLLPEVAESVLAKMAEGAAIAKIKVGAGKNGQFKYTVK, encoded by the coding sequence ATGAGCATCAACCTGAAAACGCTGATCGGAAAACTGAACGACACGAGCCGCACGGCCGCCACCCGCGCGGCCAGCATCTGCGTCTCGCTGGGTCATTACGAAGTCGATATCGAGCACTTCTTCCTGGCCCTGCTCGAGCAGCCGGCCAGCGACTTCGTCGTCATCGCGCGCCAGAACGGCATCAGCCTGGCGATGCTGGAAGCGGACCTGCAGTCGGAAGTGTCGCGCTTCAAGAACGGCAACAGCCGCACGCCTGTCTTCTCCGAGCGCATGCCCAAGCTGTTCGAGCACGCCTGGCTGATCGCCTCCCTGGACCTGCGCGCGGGCCAGCAGGCGCAGATCCGCAGCGGCCACATCCTGCAGGCGCTGCTGACGGAGCCGGAACTGTCGCAGCTGGCGGCACGCAGCTCGAAGCTGTTCGCCAAATTCGACCTGGAACAGATCAAGCACAAGCTGGACAAGGTTACCGCGGGCTCGCAGGAAGCCGTCGCCATGCCGGCGGCCGAAGGTTCGGCCGATGCGGGCGGCGACCCGGTCGGCGAACTGCAGGCCAAGGCGGGCACGAAGACGCCGGCACTGGACCAGTTCACGACGAACCTGACGCAGCGCGCGCGCGACGGCAAGGTCGATCCCGTCATCGGCCGCGACCTGGAAATCCGCCAGGCCATCGACATCCTGATGCGCCGCCGCCAGAACAACCCGATCCTGACCGGCGAGGCGGGCGTCGGCAAAACGGCCGTGGTCGAGGGCCTTGCGTTGCGCATTGCCCAGGACGACGTGCCGGACGTGCTGCGTGGCGTCGAGATCCACACGCTGGACATGGGCCTGCTGCAGGCCGGCGCCAGCGTCAAGGGCGAGTTCGAGAACCGCCTGAAGAACGTCATCGACGAAGTCAAGAAAAGCCCGCAACCGATCATCCTGTTCATCGACGAGGCGCACACGATGATCGGCGCCGGCGGCCAGGCCGGCCAGAACGACGCGGCCAATCTGCTGAAACCCGCGCTGGCGCGCGGCGAGCTGCGCACGATCGCCGCCACCACATGGGGCGAGTACAAGAAGTATTTCGAGAAGGACGCCGCACTGGCGCGGCGCTTCCAGGTCGTCAAGGTGGAAGAGCCGAGCGAGGAACTGGCCTGCGCCATGCTGCGCGGGATGGCGCCGCTGATGGAAAAGCACTTCAACGTGCGCGTCTACGACGAGGCGATCACGGAAGCGGTGCGCCTGTCGCACCGCTACATCTCCGGCCGCCAGCTGCCGGACAAGGCCATCAGCGTGCTCGATACGGCCTGCGCCAAGGTGGCACTCGGCCAGAACGCCACGCCGGCGCTGATCGAGACGCTGGCCCGCAAGCTGGAGCGGATGGATGCCGAGGCGGCATCCCTGCAGCGCGAGCAGGCCGGCGGTGGCAGCGCCCACACGGCGCGCCTGAAGGAGCTCGATGCGGCCCGCAAGGCAGCGCAGGAAGAGCACACGGCGCTGGCCGTGCGCTGGGAGAAGGAAAAGGAGCTGACCGAAAAGATCAAGGCGGCCCGCGTGGTGCTGGAAGGTGGCGAAGGAGCTGACAATAAGGTCGATCCGAGCGTGCGCAAGGATGTCGACGCGCTGCAGGCGGAACTGCGCGCGCTGCAGGGCGAGACACCGATGGTGCCCGTCCAGGTGGACGGCCACGTGGTCGCCGAGATCGTCGCCGGCTGGACCGGCATCCCGCTGGGCAAGATGGTTAAGGACGAAATCAAGACGGTGCTGAACCTGAAGGACCTGCTGCAGCAGCGCGTGCTGGGCCAGTCGCATGCGATCGAAGCGGTGGCGCAGCGCGTGCGCACGTCGCGCGCCAACCTGGACGACCCGAACAAGCCGAAGGGCGTGTTCCTGTTCGTCGGCCCGTCCGGCGTCGGCAAGACCGAAACAGCGCTGGCCCTGGCGGACGTGCTGTACGGCGGCGAGCGCAAGCTGGTGACGATCAACATGAGCGAATACCAGGAAGCGCACAGCGTCTCCGGCCTGAAAGGCTCGCCACCGGGCTACGTGGGCTATGGCGAAGGCGGCGTGCTGACGGAAGCGGTGCGCCGCAATCCGTACAGCGTCGTGCTGCTCGACGAAGTGGAAAAGGCCCATCCGGACGTGATGGAGCTGTTCTTCCAGGCGTTCGACAAGGGCGTGATGGACGACGCCGAAGGCCGCGAGATCGACTTCAAGAATACGATCATCATCCTGACGTCGAACATCGGCTCGTCCCAGCTGATGGGGGCATGCCTGAACAAGCCGGTCGAGGAGATGCCGACGCCGGAGCAGCTGGAGGAACTGGTGCGCCCGGTGCTGATGAAGCAGTTCAAGCCGGCGTTCCTGGGCCGCCTGAAGGTGATCCCGTATTTCCCAATCAGCGACGACGTGCTGGTCGAGATCATCGAACTGAAGCTGAACAAGATCAAACAGCGCATCGCCGTCAACCACAAGGCCGAATTCAGCTACGACGAGGCGCTGGTGGAAGCCGTGCTGGCACGCTGCACGGAAGTGGACTCGGGCGCCCGCAACGTCGACAACATCCTCAACGGCACCTTGCTGCCGGAGGTGGCGGAGTCGGTGCTGGCGAAGATGGCCGAAGGCGCGGCCATCGCGAAGATCAAGGTCGGCGCGGGCAAGAACGGACAGTTCAAGTACACCGTGAAGTAA
- the tssA gene encoding type VI secretion system protein TssA → MFTAEQLLIPISDSKPCGEDMAFSAELDAIAHARKFDDPSLAQGAWETDLKEADWDFVVTRCVKLLAEKSKDLRLAVWLTEAAAKQHQLRGLAEGYRLLAGLCEQFWDLGLYPEAEGGDNDQRIGNLSWILARTRTLIREMPLTEGRNSGYSTIDFEAARKRAGDENDQSGLPKLADMEAAKARSSPSFRTQFTQDAQYCMDALLQLEKAADARLGQDSPGFSQARDAVETMLHVMPAPTVQAEVADSPAPQDDNAGAVAAQQTSGGQGQNGPIRTRAQAIAQLRAVAQYFRETEPHSPVSYFAEKAAAVGEQDLHTWLRTVVKDQASLAHIEELLGVPPAS, encoded by the coding sequence ATGTTCACAGCCGAACAGCTATTAATCCCCATCAGCGACAGCAAGCCATGCGGCGAGGATATGGCGTTCTCCGCCGAGCTGGACGCCATCGCCCACGCGCGCAAGTTCGACGATCCGTCGCTGGCGCAAGGCGCCTGGGAGACGGACCTGAAGGAAGCCGACTGGGACTTCGTTGTCACGCGCTGCGTCAAGCTGCTGGCCGAGAAGAGCAAGGACCTGCGCCTGGCCGTCTGGCTGACCGAGGCCGCCGCGAAGCAGCATCAACTGCGCGGCCTGGCAGAGGGCTACCGCCTGCTGGCCGGCCTGTGCGAGCAGTTCTGGGACCTGGGCCTGTATCCGGAAGCCGAAGGCGGCGACAACGACCAGCGCATCGGCAACCTGTCGTGGATCCTGGCGCGCACGCGCACCCTGATCCGTGAAATGCCGCTGACGGAAGGCCGCAATTCCGGCTATTCGACGATCGACTTCGAAGCGGCGCGCAAGCGTGCCGGCGACGAGAACGACCAGTCCGGCCTGCCGAAGCTGGCCGATATGGAAGCGGCCAAGGCACGCAGCTCGCCGTCGTTCCGCACCCAGTTCACGCAGGACGCGCAGTACTGCATGGACGCGCTGCTCCAGCTGGAAAAAGCCGCGGATGCCCGCCTCGGCCAGGACAGCCCGGGCTTCTCGCAGGCGCGCGACGCCGTCGAAACGATGCTGCACGTGATGCCGGCACCAACCGTGCAGGCGGAAGTCGCGGACAGCCCCGCGCCCCAGGATGACAATGCCGGCGCCGTCGCTGCGCAGCAGACGAGCGGCGGCCAGGGCCAGAATGGCCCGATCCGCACGCGCGCCCAGGCGATTGCCCAGCTGCGCGCCGTGGCGCAGTACTTCCGCGAGACGGAGCCGCACAGCCCCGTGTCGTATTTTGCCGAAAAAGCGGCCGCCGTGGGCGAGCAGGACCTGCATACGTGGCTGCGTACCGTCGTCAAGGACCAGGCTTCGCTGGCGCATATCGAGGAGCTGCTGGGCGTGCCGCCGGCTTCCTGA
- a CDS encoding OmpA family protein, whose translation MRFIPTIAAAAAFGLGGFGAAAVAQNVAPALATPEPGQVTVSGTVPDEASKAAVLGKLRELYGADRVVDQIAVGPVAMPANWNGYVQKLITPDLKQITKGQLKIDGNTVSLRGEVANEALRQRIASNVATSLNPTYTVNNGLRVSAADQALLDNTLANRTVEFESGKATLTPAGKAIVDEMLAALLKMKGRKVEIIGHTDSAGLRTSNLALSQARADTVKAYFASHGLDGDLLTATGQGPDRPIASNDTADGRARNRRIEFRVSQ comes from the coding sequence ATGCGATTCATCCCTACCATTGCCGCCGCCGCGGCATTCGGACTGGGCGGCTTTGGCGCCGCCGCCGTTGCGCAGAACGTGGCCCCTGCCCTGGCCACGCCCGAGCCGGGCCAGGTCACCGTCAGCGGCACCGTGCCCGACGAGGCCAGCAAGGCCGCCGTGCTGGGCAAGCTGCGCGAACTGTACGGCGCCGACAGGGTCGTCGACCAGATCGCCGTCGGCCCCGTCGCGATGCCGGCCAACTGGAACGGCTACGTGCAGAAGCTGATTACCCCGGACCTGAAGCAGATCACCAAGGGCCAGCTGAAAATCGACGGCAATACCGTCAGCCTGCGCGGCGAGGTCGCCAACGAGGCGCTGCGCCAGCGCATCGCCAGCAATGTCGCCACCAGCCTGAATCCCACCTACACCGTCAACAACGGGCTGCGCGTCTCGGCCGCCGACCAGGCGCTGCTGGACAACACCCTGGCCAACCGCACGGTGGAATTCGAAAGCGGCAAGGCGACGCTGACGCCGGCCGGCAAGGCCATCGTCGACGAGATGCTGGCTGCGCTGCTGAAGATGAAGGGCCGCAAGGTCGAGATCATCGGCCACACGGACAGCGCCGGTCTGCGCACGTCGAACCTGGCGCTGAGCCAGGCGCGCGCCGACACGGTCAAGGCTTATTTTGCCAGCCATGGCCTGGACGGCGACCTGCTGACGGCCACGGGCCAGGGCCCGGACCGTCCGATCGCCAGCAACGACACCGCCGACGGCCGTGCGCGCAACCGCCGCATCGAGTTCCGCGTCTCCCAATAA